The following are encoded together in the Bactrocera neohumeralis isolate Rockhampton chromosome 6, APGP_CSIRO_Bneo_wtdbg2-racon-allhic-juicebox.fasta_v2, whole genome shotgun sequence genome:
- the LOC126761090 gene encoding threonine aspartase 1 produces MAGFVAVHTGAGNCIDETKYQRVIKEACVRATDILKNGGSAMDACEAAIVRLENCGNTNAGFGSNLCWDGRVQCDASIMNGSNLHFGACTNVSTVRNPIRLARLLCDGQSTMLSMERIPPMVMAGSGAERYAEELGCTMIDPNAMISSKAKLSYNHYKSKISAITSAAEAPTSSVVPTQVSALDTVGAVCVDSAGNTAAGCSSGGLLLKVPGRVGQAATYGAGCWATNTTDTSVATCTTGNGEYLMKTLLAKEICVDLLTSDCAVTSLHKSLKSKFLESPFLPVDQELYAGALSLIYYPHGNTGEVLWSHTTKSFCVGYMSTQQKAPKFIYSPLPTYSIAGRSCVVNGHNFHLRV; encoded by the exons ATGGCGGGGTTTGTCGCAGTTCACACTG GAGCTGGTAATTGTATTGATGAAACAAAATACCAGCGTGTTATTAAGGAAGCTTGTGTTCGAGCAACAGATATACTAAAGAATGGAGGTTCGGCCATGGACGCTTGCGAGGCAGCAATAGTTCGCCTTGAGAATTGTGGCAATACGAATGCCGGATTTGGGTCTAACCTTTGTTGGGATGGTCGAGTGCAATGTGATGCATCTATAATGAATGGTTCAAATTTACACTTTGGAGCTTGTACTAACGTCAGCACTGTACGAAATCCTATACGATTGGCTCGATTATTATGTGATGGTCAATCAACTATGCTATCAATGGAACGAATACCACCAATGGTTATGGCGGGAAGCGGTGCAGAAAGATATGCAGAAGAGCTGGGTTGTACTATGATCGACCCAAATGCAATGATTTCTTCCAAAGCAAAACTTTCATATAACcattataaatctaaaatatcGGCAATAACATCTGCTGCTGAAGCACCTACTTCATCAGTTGTTCCGACTCAAGTCAGTGCACTTGATACTGTGGGAGCAGTGTGTGTAGATAGTGCCGGTAATACCGCTGCTGGTTGTAGCTCTGGTGGCTTATTACTTAAAGTACCGGGCCGAGTTGGACAGGCAGCTACTTATGGCGCAGGGTGTTGGGCAACTAACACAACAGACACCTCCGTGGCCACTTGTACAACGGGAAATGgtgaatatttaatgaaaactttatTAGCAAAAGAAATATGTGTAGATTTGTTGACAAGCGATTGTGCCGTAACGAGTTTACATAAAAGCTTGAAAAGTAAATTTCTGGAATCGCCATTCCTTCCCGTTGACCAAGAATTGTATGCCGGAGCCCTTTCGCTTATTTACTATCCCCATGGCAATACCGGGGAAGTATTATGGAGTCACACAACAAAATCATTTTGTGTTGGCTACATGTCCACGCAACAAAAAGCACCAAAG TTCATATATTCCCCACTGCCAACGTATAGTATAGCGGGAAGATCATGTGTAGTCAATGGGCATAATTTCCATTTGCGCGTATAA